One Thiohalomonas denitrificans DNA segment encodes these proteins:
- a CDS encoding uracil-DNA glycosylase, with product MDARRQAYLDAMGIRVWVRRQSAPEPESAFVSDEQAPPVPDFEPMALDWDELAARVAVCEQCPQLVASRTRTVFGVGSHKAGLMVLGESPGADDDRRGEPFAGISGKLLDKMLRAAGFPRSAVYLATAVKCRPPDDRDPEPGEFSACVGYLRRQIELVNPAVILAVGQSAARSLLDTDRPEPRRGDVHRYLAADIPVIVTHAPVLLLRSPAEKRAVWNDLRLLKRVYKGANG from the coding sequence ATGGACGCACGTAGACAGGCCTATCTCGATGCCATGGGTATTCGGGTTTGGGTGCGGCGGCAGTCCGCGCCCGAACCGGAAAGTGCATTCGTGTCCGACGAACAGGCCCCGCCGGTCCCGGATTTCGAGCCGATGGCGCTCGATTGGGACGAACTGGCGGCTCGGGTTGCCGTCTGTGAGCAGTGCCCGCAACTGGTGGCCAGCCGGACTCGAACCGTATTCGGAGTCGGCAGCCACAAGGCAGGCTTGATGGTTCTGGGTGAGTCGCCGGGAGCCGATGACGACCGCCGGGGCGAACCTTTCGCTGGCATCTCCGGCAAGCTGCTGGACAAGATGCTGCGAGCCGCCGGCTTTCCCCGCTCCGCCGTTTATCTCGCTACAGCCGTTAAATGCAGGCCACCGGACGACCGCGATCCCGAACCCGGCGAGTTCTCTGCTTGCGTGGGATACCTGCGACGCCAGATCGAGCTGGTCAACCCCGCGGTCATTCTGGCGGTGGGGCAGTCCGCGGCTCGAAGTCTTTTGGATACGGACCGGCCCGAACCTCGTCGTGGGGATGTTCACCGTTATCTCGCCGCCGATATTCCGGTTATCGTCACCCACGCCCCCGTTCTGCTGTTGCGTTCTCCGGCCGAGAAACGCGCGGTGTGGAATGACCTGCGGCTCCTCAAGCGCGTGTACAAGGGTGCGAACGGATGA
- the rimI gene encoding ribosomal protein S18-alanine N-acetyltransferase, whose amino-acid sequence MSAAPDSLPRLRPMFDADVVKVMEVEREIYPFGWTEAIFRDCLRVGYSCWVWECGEEIIGYSVMSLGAGEAHVLNVAVHPKWRRRGLGRSMLEHLITVAERNRVGTIFLEVRPSNRTAMKLYEELQFQEIGRRRDYYPDHEGREDALVLSREL is encoded by the coding sequence ATGAGTGCCGCCCCGGATTCGCTGCCGCGTCTGCGCCCCATGTTCGATGCCGATGTCGTCAAGGTCATGGAGGTTGAGCGCGAGATCTATCCCTTTGGCTGGACCGAGGCGATCTTTCGTGACTGCCTGCGGGTGGGATACTCCTGCTGGGTGTGGGAGTGCGGCGAGGAGATCATCGGATACAGCGTGATGTCCCTCGGAGCCGGGGAGGCGCACGTGCTGAATGTGGCCGTTCACCCGAAGTGGCGTCGTCGTGGTCTCGGCCGCAGCATGCTGGAGCATCTGATCACGGTGGCTGAACGGAACCGTGTCGGTACCATATTTCTGGAGGTCCGGCCCTCCAATCGCACGGCGATGAAACTCTACGAGGAGTTACAGTTCCAAGAGATTGGCAGGCGCCGCGATTACTACCCGGACCATGAAGGACGGGAAGACGCCCTGGTCCTCTCGCGCGAACTTTGA
- a CDS encoding peptide chain release factor 3: MSKLQSETERRRTFAIISHPDAGKTTLTEKLLLFGGAIQLAGTVKGRKAARHAHSDWMKMEQQRGISVTSSVMQFPHRDHVINLLDTPGHEDFSEDTYRTLTAVDSALMVIDVAKGVEDRTIKLMEVCRLRDTPIITFINKLDREGRDPIDLLDEVEDVLKIQCAPITWPIGMGKRFKGVFDLYNNRVHLLPAQHGGKVQEGEIIEGLDNPRLDELFGSMAEELREEVELVRGASHAFDFDAYRSGLQTPVFFGSAINNFGVGEILDALVDYAPAPLPRPTDSREVLPTEEKFSGFVFKIQANMDPQHRDRVAFMRVCSGVFNPGMKMRQVRLGRDVKIPNAITFLAQERGHVEEGYPGDIIGLHNHGTIQIGDTFTMGEDLQFTGIPHFAPELFRRARLKDPLKSKQLLKGLEQLSEEGATQLFKPFRNNDLILGAVGILQFDVVAQRLQDEYKVDCTFEPVNVATARWVDCDDPKMLEQFKNKASDNLAEDGAGMLTYLAPTRVNLELTIERWPDIRFHATREH, encoded by the coding sequence ATGTCGAAACTGCAGTCCGAAACCGAGCGCCGGCGCACCTTTGCCATCATCTCGCATCCCGATGCGGGAAAGACAACCCTTACCGAAAAGTTGCTGTTGTTTGGTGGTGCCATTCAGCTTGCTGGTACCGTCAAGGGCCGCAAGGCCGCCCGTCATGCGCACTCCGACTGGATGAAGATGGAGCAGCAGCGCGGGATTTCGGTGACCTCGTCGGTGATGCAGTTCCCGCACCGGGATCACGTAATCAATCTGTTGGATACGCCCGGCCACGAGGACTTTTCCGAGGACACCTACCGAACACTGACGGCTGTCGATTCGGCGCTTATGGTGATCGACGTGGCCAAAGGCGTCGAGGACCGTACCATCAAACTGATGGAGGTGTGTCGCCTGCGCGATACGCCCATCATCACCTTCATCAACAAGCTCGATCGTGAAGGGCGTGATCCCATCGATTTGCTGGACGAGGTCGAGGACGTGCTGAAAATCCAGTGTGCGCCCATCACCTGGCCCATCGGTATGGGCAAGCGTTTCAAGGGAGTGTTCGACCTCTATAACAACCGTGTGCATCTGCTGCCTGCGCAGCACGGTGGCAAGGTTCAGGAGGGAGAGATCATCGAGGGACTCGATAATCCCCGGCTGGACGAACTCTTCGGAAGCATGGCCGAGGAGCTGCGCGAGGAGGTCGAACTGGTCCGCGGCGCCAGTCATGCGTTCGATTTCGACGCCTATCGGTCCGGCCTGCAGACCCCGGTCTTCTTCGGGTCCGCCATCAACAACTTCGGCGTGGGCGAAATCCTCGACGCACTGGTGGATTACGCACCGGCGCCGCTGCCGCGCCCGACCGACAGTCGCGAAGTGTTGCCGACCGAGGAGAAGTTCTCCGGCTTCGTGTTCAAGATTCAGGCGAACATGGACCCGCAGCACCGCGATCGAGTCGCCTTCATGCGGGTTTGTTCGGGTGTCTTCAATCCGGGCATGAAGATGCGACAGGTACGACTCGGCCGGGACGTGAAAATCCCCAACGCGATCACTTTTCTGGCGCAGGAGCGCGGGCACGTGGAAGAGGGCTATCCGGGGGATATCATCGGGCTCCACAACCACGGCACCATCCAGATTGGCGATACCTTCACGATGGGGGAGGACCTCCAGTTTACCGGTATCCCCCATTTTGCGCCGGAGTTATTCCGCCGTGCACGGCTGAAGGACCCGCTCAAGTCCAAGCAGCTCTTGAAGGGGCTGGAACAGCTTTCGGAGGAGGGCGCAACGCAGCTCTTCAAGCCGTTCCGCAATAACGATCTGATTCTGGGAGCAGTGGGTATCCTGCAGTTCGATGTCGTTGCCCAGCGTCTTCAGGATGAATACAAGGTCGACTGTACCTTTGAGCCGGTCAATGTGGCCACGGCCCGTTGGGTTGATTGCGACGATCCGAAGATGCTCGAGCAGTTCAAGAACAAGGCCAGCGACAACCTGGCCGAAGATGGTGCCGGCATGCTGACCTACCTGGCCCCGACCCGCGTCAATCTGGAGCTGACCATCGAACGCTGGCCCGACATTCGGTTCCACGCTACGCGGGAACATTAA
- a CDS encoding ABC transporter permease gives MIRRTELIAFKTIVVKEIRRFRRIWPQTILPPMVTTALYFIIFGGLIGSRIGPMQGLSYMEYIVPGVIMLGIITNSYANVVSSFFGAKFQRFIEELLIAPVPNYMIVLGYVAGGMARGLSVGLMVTLVAAFFVDLEVHSWFITLSTALLTALLFAIGGFINAVYAKSFDDIAIIPTFVLTPLTYLGGIFFTVEMLPGFWQNVALFNPILYIINAFRYGLLGVSDIDVGVAFGIIGLFIVALFSFALYLLHKGIGVRS, from the coding sequence ATGATCCGGCGCACCGAGCTCATCGCTTTCAAGACGATCGTCGTCAAGGAAATCCGCCGTTTCCGGCGCATTTGGCCTCAGACGATTCTTCCACCCATGGTGACCACCGCCCTCTATTTCATCATCTTCGGCGGGCTTATTGGCAGCCGGATCGGACCCATGCAGGGATTATCCTACATGGAGTACATCGTGCCGGGTGTCATCATGCTCGGCATAATCACCAATTCGTATGCCAACGTCGTATCGTCGTTTTTCGGTGCCAAATTCCAGCGCTTTATCGAAGAGTTACTGATCGCTCCGGTACCGAATTACATGATCGTGCTCGGCTACGTGGCCGGTGGAATGGCGCGGGGTTTGAGTGTCGGTCTGATGGTCACGCTGGTTGCGGCATTCTTCGTCGATCTCGAGGTTCACAGCTGGTTCATCACCCTGAGCACGGCACTGCTTACCGCACTGCTATTCGCGATCGGGGGCTTTATCAACGCGGTTTACGCAAAGAGCTTCGATGACATCGCGATCATACCCACCTTCGTGTTGACTCCACTGACCTATCTGGGCGGGATCTTTTTCACGGTGGAGATGCTCCCGGGTTTCTGGCAGAACGTGGCGCTTTTCAATCCTATCCTGTACATCATAAACGCCTTCCGTTACGGACTGCTCGGGGTATCCGATATCGATGTCGGCGTGGCCTTCGGCATCATCGGACTCTTCATCGTCGCGCTTTTTTCGTTTGCACTCTATCTGCTCCACAAGGGCATCGGTGTGCGCAGCTAG
- a CDS encoding ABC transporter ATP-binding protein: MKALEIEGLEKTYRNGFVALKGIDLSVEEGDFFALLGPNGAGKSTTIGIITSLVDKTGGSVRVFGADVSKDPMEARRCIGLVPQEFNFNQFEPVGEIITNQAGYYGVEPQIARERSEHYLKKLGLWEKRHGSARNLSGGMKRRLMIARALTHEPKLLILDEPTAGVDIELRRSMWAFLREVNAEGTTIILTTHYLEEAESLCRNIAIIDQGEIIENTSMRTLLTQLNRETLILDLKEPLESAPQLDGYSVVYIEPHTIEVEVWREQGLNPLFETLSRQNLEVISMRNKANRLEELFMAMVEGGETVE, from the coding sequence TGGAAATTGAGGGTCTCGAGAAGACCTATCGCAACGGTTTTGTGGCCCTGAAAGGCATCGACCTTTCTGTCGAGGAGGGCGATTTTTTTGCCCTCCTCGGCCCCAATGGGGCGGGAAAATCCACCACGATTGGCATCATCACCTCGCTGGTCGACAAGACCGGTGGCAGTGTCCGCGTGTTCGGCGCCGATGTGAGCAAGGATCCGATGGAAGCACGCCGTTGCATCGGGCTGGTTCCCCAGGAGTTCAACTTCAACCAGTTCGAGCCGGTCGGCGAGATCATCACGAACCAGGCAGGCTACTACGGTGTAGAGCCACAGATTGCCCGTGAACGGAGCGAGCATTATCTGAAGAAACTGGGCCTGTGGGAGAAACGCCATGGATCTGCACGCAATCTCTCCGGCGGCATGAAGCGCCGCCTGATGATTGCCCGCGCACTGACCCATGAACCAAAGCTGTTGATTCTGGACGAACCCACGGCCGGCGTTGACATCGAACTGCGTCGCTCAATGTGGGCTTTTCTGCGGGAAGTCAATGCCGAAGGCACCACTATCATCCTGACCACCCACTACCTGGAAGAGGCAGAAAGCCTCTGTCGGAACATCGCCATCATCGACCAGGGCGAAATCATCGAGAATACCAGCATGCGGACGCTGCTCACCCAGCTTAACCGCGAAACGCTGATACTCGACCTGAAAGAGCCCCTCGAATCAGCCCCGCAATTAGACGGTTATTCCGTGGTTTACATCGAACCACATACCATTGAAGTGGAGGTTTGGCGCGAGCAGGGGCTGAATCCCCTTTTCGAGACACTGAGCCGGCAAAATCTGGAAGTCATCAGCATGCGCAACAAGGCCAACCGGCTGGAAGAGCTATTTATGGCTATGGTCGAAGGCGGGGAGACCGTCGAATGA